In Cyanobacteriota bacterium, the DNA window TCCAGTCTGTGCAACGCCAGGCAGGATCTGACAAAGCCGTGAAACAGTTGCGAGAAGAGTTAGAGGAGCTGAAGCAGGCCAACCAAGAGCTGAGGAGTCGGTTAGCTGCTCTGGAAGCAAAAACAGCCTCAACCCCCAACCAGTCCTGAGATAGAGTTCTCGTCAACAACCTGCCATCGGTTTCAGCTCTGCGCCCGTTAATAGAATTAATTTGCAATAAATTTCTTAATTTGCTTAAGAAATTTGTCAGTTGCCTCTACAATAAGCATGTTTACTGTTGATCAGCGCCAACTGATCTTGTCTTGACCAATCGACATTAATTAGATATCTCCTATGAACTCTTACATCCTTATGTTCAAGGGTGCTGCGTGGGCACTCTGTGGCTTTTCAATCGCGATTCTTTTGCAAGCTAGATATGCTACTGCTGAAACTAGTTCTCAACAGACTGACACACAACTAACCAGCCGACCCAACCTCTCTCCACCCACTGCCTTGCCCCTTCCGAGTTCTCCAATTCCCACCCTCCAAGACTATCAGGCGGCTATATCAGGCTCTGAGAGCCGTCCTGCCACAACTCTACAGGAATGGCGATCGCAGATTGATGCGGTCACAGTACAGGTCACTAAGATTAGCGTCCAGCGCAACAACCAAGAGCTAGAAATTACCCTAGACACCGCTGACAATAAACCCCTGACAGTGGATGCTTCTAAATTTCGGGCAGAGGGCAACGACTTGATCGCAGATATTCCCAACGCGGTGTTAGCCCTACCCGATGGTCAAACCTTCAGGGTAGAGAACCCCGCCGACGACATCGCCAGAGTTGTAGTCACCCAGATGATGGGTAATCGCATTCAGATTGTGGTGACAGGTAAGAGTGGGCTACCAACCTCAGAGGTTGTTCTCAAGACGGGAGGCTTGGCCTATAGTTTGAATGCAGACATTGCTGACGCTGGAGAAGCGCTGCCAGAGGAGGAAATCACCATTACGGGCACGCGCACTCCCCGGCCAGTACGCCTGACACCTGGATCTATTAGTGTGATTGATGCTGAAACCATTGATCAACAGCTAGTCAGGGATCTGCGGGATTTGGTGCGCTACGAACCCAACGTGTCTGTGGGTAATAACCGTCGCTATGGACTGCAAGATATTAACATCCGGGGCTTGGGCGGCAACCGGGTTCTCATCCTCAATGACGGCGTTCGTGTGCCCAATCAGTTCCAATTTGGCACGCCGTCCCTAGGAAGGGATTACGTCGATATTGAGAGCCTGCAACGGTTAGAAATCATTCGTGGGCCTGCCTCTGCTCTCTACGGCAGTGATGCCTTGGGGGGAGTAGTCAACTTCCGCACGGTTGAGCCATCTGATTTACTCGATCGCTTCCAACGCAATAGCATCAGCAGTTTGTCTGTCAATCTCGAAACTGTGGATGGGAGTTGGGTCAATACTGGTATCACCGCTTTCCGGGTGGGAGCGATAGAGGGGCTGTTGAACTTTACGCGCCGAGATGGGCAAGAATCCCGTGTGCCAGTGGGCAACGAGTTTGTAGACGATCGGTTCAGCGGGCGTAACAACCTGTTAGGCAAGCTAATCTATCGGTTTGATCAAACCAGTTCCTTGCAGTTTACGACCGAAGCATTCAGAACTGACGATGATTTCACCGTTGCTCCCATCACAGCGGCGAATCTGTTGGGGCCAGCAGGTTTTCAAGGCCGAGATGAAACTCTGAGAGCAACGACCTATCGTGATCGCTTTAGCCTAGGCTACGTGTTTGACGATCCTAAAAGCCAGGGATTTCTCAGTGGTGCCCGCATCCAGGTTTACTACCAAAGTGCTGGGGTGAATGAGTCACGTGTCCAAGACTTCTTGCGGACTGGGGCAGGGGTCGATCGTCGTCGCCTCCGGAATCTGAACAATAGCTTCATCGATCGGGTTGTTGGGGGTGAAGTACAACTCCAAAGTACGTTTAATCTTGGTACTGTCGCTAATCGTCTCACCTATGGATTCGATATTTCTAGCACGCGCAACGAACGGGTGCGAAACGGGCTAGAAACTCAGTTTAATGCAGCGGGCAACCCTATCCTGACTACTAATGTCATTGGTCCTGACAACTTTCCCGTCAAGGACTTTCCCGACTCTGATACCTTTCGGCTTGGCATCTACTTGCAAAATGAGATTACCCTGAGTGATACCCTCACGCTGATTCCAGGTCTCCGGTTTGACTATTACAACCTAGATGCCCAGA includes these proteins:
- a CDS encoding TonB-dependent hemoglobin/transferrin/lactoferrin family receptor, whose protein sequence is MNSYILMFKGAAWALCGFSIAILLQARYATAETSSQQTDTQLTSRPNLSPPTALPLPSSPIPTLQDYQAAISGSESRPATTLQEWRSQIDAVTVQVTKISVQRNNQELEITLDTADNKPLTVDASKFRAEGNDLIADIPNAVLALPDGQTFRVENPADDIARVVVTQMMGNRIQIVVTGKSGLPTSEVVLKTGGLAYSLNADIADAGEALPEEEITITGTRTPRPVRLTPGSISVIDAETIDQQLVRDLRDLVRYEPNVSVGNNRRYGLQDINIRGLGGNRVLILNDGVRVPNQFQFGTPSLGRDYVDIESLQRLEIIRGPASALYGSDALGGVVNFRTVEPSDLLDRFQRNSISSLSVNLETVDGSWVNTGITAFRVGAIEGLLNFTRRDGQESRVPVGNEFVDDRFSGRNNLLGKLIYRFDQTSSLQFTTEAFRTDDDFTVAPITAANLLGPAGFQGRDETLRATTYRDRFSLGYVFDDPKSQGFLSGARIQVYYQSAGVNESRVQDFLRTGAGVDRRRLRNLNNSFIDRVVGGEVQLQSTFNLGTVANRLTYGFDISSTRNERVRNGLETQFNAAGNPILTTNVIGPDNFPVKDFPDSDTFRLGIYLQNEITLSDTLTLIPGLRFDYYNLDAQIDALYLRNSPDVVASDFSDSALSPNLGIVWQASPEITIVGRYARGFRSPLYSEINSGFTNLASPFFRYKTLSNPNLRPETSDTFELGVRGRFPQGSFSLTGFYSSYNNFIETFAAAGTTFIGGNLVNLFQSQNIGQARTYGLEFGGEYRFSPEPHGFSLLASLGWTVGDDLIRNQPLESVDPLRAVIGLRYRAPENLWGAELITSFVADPRLRSDRPPGSYTPSGYTVLDLVGYYNITPLLTLNVGIFNLLNSQYFLYSDVRPLLNSPTPADISRFAQPSISLRAGLTWRF